In the Syntrophus aciditrophicus SB genome, ACGGTCTAAGAAAGGTACAGGTCTATGTAAAGGGACCAGGATCCGGACGCGAATCAGCGTTACGTTCGCTTCAGGCCGCAGGATTGACGATTTCGTTAATTCGAGATGTAACACCGATTCCGCATAACGGCTGTCGCCCTCCAAAAAGACGAAGGGTCTGAAAAACTGGTATTATATTTCACATAATATCTTCCATCGTAAATTAAAAAGATTAAATAATACAGACGGGATTAAAAAGGGAGGCATTCTTGGCAAGATATAAGGAATCCGCATGCAGGCTTTGCCGCAGAGAAGGCTTGAAGTTGTTTCTTAAAGGAGACCGCTGCTATGGAGAGAAATGTGCATTCGAACGGAGGGGTTATGCACCGGGGGAACACGGACAGCTCAGAAGGAAGCAGCCATCAGATTACGGTGTGCAGTTAAGAGAAAAGCAAAAACTGAAACGGATGTATGGGCTCCTGGAAAAGCAGTTCAGGGGATATTTCGAAAAGGCCGATAAGAAGAAAGGTATCACAGGTACAAATCTGTTGCTCTATCTTGAACGAAGGCTGGACAACATGGTATACCGCCTTGGTTTCGCCAATTCAAGAAATGAAGCCAGACAATTGGTCAGACACAATCATTTCCTGGTCAATGGACGTAAAGTAAACATCCCTTCATTTCTGGTCAATATCGGTGATTTCATTGAAGTTACAGAAGAAGGCAGGAAGAACAACAAAATTATCGAGGCAATGGAAACCATTGTGAGGCGTGGAATTCCGCAATGGCTTGAGCTGGAACAGGAGAATTTCAAGGGCAAGGTAAAAATGCTTCCCACCCGTGAAGAATTAACTATGCCAATTCAAGAGCAGTTAGTCGTCGAGCTTTATTCAAAATAACATGATGCTTATTCTGAATGAGGAATCAGTTGTTAAGAACTGAAGGGTAGGGAATTAAATAATGGTCAGAAATTGGTGCAGTTTAATCAGGCCCAGAAGAATAGAAATTGACGAGAGCACTCATACGAGATTTTATGGGGAATTTGTTTGTCAACCTCTCGAAAGAGGCTTTGGTATCACCCTCGGCAATGCATTGAGAAGAGTTCTGCTTTCTTCCATTCAGGGGGCAGCCATTGTGTCGGTAAAGATTGATAATGTTCTTCATGAATTTTCGACTGTTCCGGGAGTAAAAGAAGACATTACAGATATTATCCTCAATCTTAAAGGGGTGAGGCTGAAGCTTCTCAGTGATGGTCCAAGAGTTATCCGTATTGACACGAAGAAAGAAGGTGTCATAACTGCCGCTGATATCATAACGGATGGAACGGTTGAAGTACTAAATGAGGATCATTATATTGCCTCGCTTTCTGGAGATATGCCGTTTCGAATGGAAATGGTCGTTAACAGCGGCAGGGGCTATGTGCAGGCAAAGAAGGAGAAAGACGTTGACCAGCCGGAAGGCACGATCAATATCGATGCCTTGTATTCACCCATTAAAAAAGTGAATTATACCGTAACGCATGCACGCGTTGGGCAGATAGCCGATTATGATAAGCTTTCACTTGAAGTGTGGACAGACGGGAATGTATTGCCAGAAGATGCTGTTGCATTTGCTGCAAAAATATTAAAAAAGCAGTTACAGGTTTTCGTGGGATTGCATACGGTCATCGGTACGGAAGAAGTAGAAGAAGAGGAAGAAGGAGAAGCGGTAAGCGAGAAGGAAAATCTGAATGATATCCTTTTAAGGCATGTGGAGGACTTGGAATTGTCGGTTAGATCTGCCAACTGTCTGAAAAATGCCGGGATCAACCTGATTGGTGAGCTTGTTCAGAAAAGCGAAGCCGAGATGTTGAAAACAAAGAATTTTGGCAGAAAGTCATTGAGTGAAATAAAGGAAATACTAGCGGAATATGGTTTGACCTTCGGCATGAAACTTGAGTTTACGCCTTGGAATAAAG is a window encoding:
- a CDS encoding DNA-directed RNA polymerase subunit alpha, with protein sequence MVRNWCSLIRPRRIEIDESTHTRFYGEFVCQPLERGFGITLGNALRRVLLSSIQGAAIVSVKIDNVLHEFSTVPGVKEDITDIILNLKGVRLKLLSDGPRVIRIDTKKEGVITAADIITDGTVEVLNEDHYIASLSGDMPFRMEMVVNSGRGYVQAKKEKDVDQPEGTINIDALYSPIKKVNYTVTHARVGQIADYDKLSLEVWTDGNVLPEDAVAFAAKILKKQLQVFVGLHTVIGTEEVEEEEEGEAVSEKENLNDILLRHVEDLELSVRSANCLKNAGINLIGELVQKSEAEMLKTKNFGRKSLSEIKEILAEYGLTFGMKLEFTPWNKDVREEMGEIQEEG
- the rpsD gene encoding 30S ribosomal protein S4, whose amino-acid sequence is MARYKESACRLCRREGLKLFLKGDRCYGEKCAFERRGYAPGEHGQLRRKQPSDYGVQLREKQKLKRMYGLLEKQFRGYFEKADKKKGITGTNLLLYLERRLDNMVYRLGFANSRNEARQLVRHNHFLVNGRKVNIPSFLVNIGDFIEVTEEGRKNNKIIEAMETIVRRGIPQWLELEQENFKGKVKMLPTREELTMPIQEQLVVELYSK